From one Peredibacter starrii genomic stretch:
- a CDS encoding single-stranded DNA-binding protein, with amino-acid sequence MNQKKIIFYGLLGKEPELKYTRNQKAICHLAVAEKIDGQEKPIWHKVIVWGKQAESCQVLLKKGGNVFVQGRVVEKEFTNEQGEIKRYCEVTADKVGYPMDFKE; translated from the coding sequence ATGAATCAGAAAAAGATTATCTTTTACGGACTTCTCGGTAAAGAACCGGAGCTTAAATATACTCGAAATCAAAAGGCTATTTGTCATCTAGCTGTAGCAGAGAAAATTGACGGGCAAGAGAAACCTATTTGGCATAAAGTAATAGTTTGGGGGAAGCAAGCGGAGAGCTGTCAGGTTCTACTTAAGAAAGGAGGAAATGTTTTTGTGCAAGGCCGAGTTGTGGAAAAAGAGTTCACAAACGAACAAGGGGAAATCAAACGATACTGTGAAGTAACCGCTGATAAAGTTGGATACCCTATGGACTTCAAAGAATGA
- a CDS encoding helix-turn-helix domain-containing protein: MTSDEVATYLGRSKNAIWLLVSRGLLMKRKWHGRLYFKKSEIDRLIDSGIG, from the coding sequence ATGACCTCTGATGAGGTTGCTACATATTTAGGTCGTTCAAAAAACGCAATCTGGCTTTTAGTCTCAAGAGGACTTTTGATGAAGCGCAAATGGCACGGCCGCCTTTATTTTAAAAAGTCAGAGATAGATCGCTTAATTGATTCGGGAATTGGTTAG